One region of Fragaria vesca subsp. vesca linkage group LG4, FraVesHawaii_1.0, whole genome shotgun sequence genomic DNA includes:
- the LOC101304765 gene encoding DEAD-box ATP-dependent RNA helicase 32-like: MRKPISKTTRKQKLLSEVEEIKLLNSWIESQKPDCGSNPMSLPPLPSNAPIGCVDPTSFSRYAGATRFAELPVSKKTKDALRQSRYTDMTDIQRACLPHALCGRDILGAAKTGSGKTLAFVIPLLEKLYKERWNPEDGVGSIIISPTRELASQTFDVLRAVGKHHNFSAGLLIGGRKDVEAEKERVNELNILVCTPGRLLQHMDETPNFECSQLQVLVLDEADRILDVGFKKALNAIISQLPKRRQTFLFSATQTKSVQDLARLSLKDPEYLSVHEKATRATPNRLKQTAMIVPLDKKLDMLWSFIKAHLNSRILVFLSTRKQVKFVYEAFKKLRPGIPLKCLHGKMKQEGRMGTYSQFHEKATVLFSTDVASRGLDFNQAVDWVVQVDCPEDVASYIHRVGRTARYQSEGRSLLFVMPSETKMLEKLDAAKIPIDCIKANNKRLQPVSGLLSALLVKYPDTLPGLAKRAFITYLKSIQNHKDKEVFDVMQLPVDEFSASMGLPMTPKIRFSNHKMKSKKPLELSPIVEPESSEMENALETPREELDIGDGDEEEVEEGLLRINDIPTEREGERRQIADIMPATRVSKKKKLKINLDKPTGTRGVFDENGNLVDPLARLAAPSDPSILDGLQDKKEEFHKRLREEVKKTDKQDKEKDRQRRREKRMKEKMKLKRANAEEEDDDESESEEEPSDKRSHKRSKIYFDSDDDGEREEKKDKAGFVADSSYIEHQQALALKLLDSMHK; encoded by the exons ATGAGAAAACCCATATCGAAAACAACGCGGAAGCAAAAGCTGCTATCAGAGGTCGAAGAAATCAAGCTCCTCAATTCATGGATCGAATCCCAGAAACCCGACTGCGGCTCCAACCCAATGTCCCTCCCGCCTCTCCCCTCCAACGCCCCCATCGGGTGCGTGGACCCCACGTCCTTCTCCCGCTACGCCGGCGCCACCAGGTTCGCCGAGCTCCCCGTCTCCAAGAAGACCAAGGACGCCTTGCGGCAGTCCAGGTACACCGACATGACCGATATCCAGCGCGCGTGTTTGCCACACGCGCTCTGCGGAAGGGACATTCTGGGCGCCGCCAAGACCGGCTCCGGCAAGACTCTGGCTTTTGTGATTCCG CTCTTGGAAAAATTGTATAAAGAGAGATGGAATCCTGAGGATGGGGTAGGCAGCATTATTATATCTCCGACAAGAGAACTAGCTAGTCAGACGTTTGATGTGTTAAGAGCAGTTGGAAAGCACCATAATTTTAGTGCTGGCCTCCTAATTGGTGGTCGGAAAGATGTTGAAGCGGAGAAGGAGCGCGTAAATGAATTGAACATACTGGTTTGCACTCCTGGACGACTTCTACAACACATGGACGAGACGCCAAATTTTGAGTGTTCACAGCTACAG GTTTTGGTTCTTGATGAGGCAGATCGTATTCTTGACGTGGGATTTAAGAAGGCATTGAACGCCATCATTTCACAGCTACCTAAGAGAAGACAAACCTTTCTCTTCTCTGCAACTCAAACAAAGTCAGTTCAAGATCTCGCAAGACTTAGTTTGAAGGACCCAGAATACCTTAGTGTGCACGAGAAGGCTACAAGAGCCACTCCAAATCGTTTGAAGCAAACTGCAATGATTGTTCCTCTTGATAAAAAATTAGATATGCTGTGGAGCTTCATAAAGGCACATCTGAATTCTAGGATTCTAGTGTTCTTATCGACACGTAAACAG GTAAAATTTGTCTATGAAGCATTTAAGAAGCTCCGACCTGGAATACCCCTGAAGTGTCTTCATGGTAAGATGAAGCAAGAGGGAAGAATGGGCACATACTCGCAGTTTCATGAAAAAGCTACAGTTCTTTTCTCGACTGATGTAGCTTCGAGAGGCCTTGATTTCAACCAGGCAGTTGATTGGGTTGTTCAG GTGGATTGTCCAGAAGATGTTGCATCCTATATACACAGAGTTGGCCGAACTGCACGCTATCAATCCGAAGGGCGATCACTTTTATTTGTGATGCCCTCAGAAACAAAAATGCTTGAGAAGTTAGATGCCGCAAAAATACCCATAGATTGCATCAAG GCTAACAACAAGAGACTGCAACCTGTAAGTGGGTTGCTGTCAGCTTTGCTAGTCAAGTACCCTGACACACTTCCAGGTCTGGCCAAAAGGGCTTTTATCACGTATTTAAAGTCTATTCAAAACCACAAGGACAAAGAAGTTTTTGACGTGATGCAACTGCCAGTTGATGAGTTTTCCGCATCAATGGGTTTACCAATGACCCCCAAGATCCGTTTTTCAAACCATAAAATGAAATCCAAGAAACCTTTGGAACTGTCTCCCATTGTTGAACCAGAAAGTTCTGAGATGGAGAATGCATTAGAGACTCCTAGAGAGGAGCTTGATATTGGTGATGGGGACGAAGAGGAAGTGGAGGAAGGTCTTCTTCGAATAAATGATATACCAACTGAGAGAGAGGGGGAAAGAAGACAGATTGCAGATATTAT GCCGGCAACTCGGGTTTCGAAGAAAAAGAAGTTGAAGATCAACTTGGATAAACCTACGGGAACTAGGGGGGTCTTTGATGAGAACGGCAATTTGGTGGACCCACTTGCAAGGTTGGCTGCTCCCAGTGATCCCAGCATTCTTGATGGACTTCAAG ACAAGAAAGAAGAATTTCATAAGAGGCTTAGGGAAGAGGTGAAGAAGACAGACAAGCAAGACAAGGAAAAAGACCGCCAGCGTCGTCGTGAAAAAAGAATGAAGGAGAAGATGAAGCTGAAGAGAGCAAATGCAGAAGAAGAGGACGACGATGAATCTGAGTCAGAAGAAGAGCCATCTGATAAGCGATCGCACAAAAGGTCAAAGATATACTTTGATAGTGATGATGATGGTGAGAGAGAAGAGAAGAAGGATAAAGCTGGGTTTGTTGCTGACTCAAGTTATATAGAGCATCAGCAAGCTTTGGCTCTCAAACTGTTAGATTCAATGCATAAGTAG
- the LOC101305366 gene encoding uncharacterized protein LOC101305366 translates to MAGMEETQDSRGRFTCELFDELSRKWAEEDGEKARRPGPDGLKPGWVMGSYFYSMGANGEMSEGGSKQPVPMFCYLCGKVCDHWPRTCPSKILSESTIISKPPENKMPPPTTSFPCQDSVSCLDGVHSAK, encoded by the exons ATGGCAGGCATGGAGGAAACTCAGGACAGTAGGGGAAGGTTTACTTGCGAACTTTTTGACGAGCTCAGTCGCAAATGGGCAGAAGAAGACG GTGAGAAGGCACGCCGACCAGGCCCCGATGGTTTGAAACCAGGGTGGGTTATGGGTTCTTATTTCTACAGTATGGGTGCCAATGGTGAGATGAGTGAAGGAGGCAGCAAGCAACCTGTTCCCATGTTTTGTTATTTATGTGGCAAGGTATGTGACCACTGGCCTAGAACTTGCCCCTCCAAGATTCTTTCAGAGTCTACAATCATTTCTAAACCACCTGAGAACAAGATGCCACCGCCCACCACAAGTTTTCCATGCCAAGATTCTGTTTCCTGTCTGGATGGTGTGCATTCAGCTAAATAA
- the LOC101305066 gene encoding uncharacterized protein LOC101305066, which produces MATATETSSQQDVKKLTFSFEHLGASSPGSYTPVPLRSEVVPYNEDSKVDRKQTAAYVPMGGEDDFYIDMSQFALSRINEGSKVNCKRTATDIPDVLGSAIRRSVLGPVIRGPVSGEGAYKHKRPCVPCNECSKEHPSFPSCPYVLCDLCHDRHYPIYCPSVPCQVCYQDLHLTPYCPYFHLIPQGAAFDRDNYEVVCCCGNEFNEEKWVCTYCTGRNALLKRKYCSICDSSWKQHSTHECPKDKVLATESKSIRDPLSLSGRT; this is translated from the exons ATGGCTACCGCAACCGAAACGAGCTCCCAGCAAGATGTGAAAAAACTGACCTTCTCCTTTGAGCATCTCGGCGCCTCTTCTCCCG GTTCCTATACCCCCGTCCCATTAAGGTCGGAGGTGGTGCCTTACAATGAGGATTCTAAGGTGGACCGCAAACAAACTGCCGCCTATGTTCCAATGGGGGGTGAAGATGATTTTTACATAGACATGTCCCAGTTCGCATTGTCTCGCATTAATGAGGGTTCTAAGGTGAACTGCAAACGAACAGCCACCGATATACCTGATGTCTTGGGGTCTGCGATCAGACGATCAGTCTTGGGGCCTGTGATCAGAGGACCAGTGTCGGGCGAAGGTGCTTATAAACACAAAAGACCGTGTGTGCCTTGTAATGAGTGTTCTAAGGAGCACCCCTCTTTTCCTTCTTGCCCTTATGTGCTTTGTGATCTTTGTCATGACCGTCACTACCCTATTTATTGCCCTAGCGTGCCTTGTCAAGTTTGTTATCAGGATCTTCACCTTACTCCTTATTGCCCTTACTTTCACCTTATCCCACAGGGTGCAGCTTTTGACCGTGACAACTATGAAGTAGTTTGTTGCTGTGGTAATGAATTTAATGAGGAAAAGTGGGTTTGTACCTATTGTACTGGGAGAAATGCACTGCTGAAGCGTAAGTATTGTTCCATTTGTGATAGTAGCTGGAAACAGCACAGCACCCATGAATGCCCCAAGGACAAGGTCCTTGCTACCGAGTCTAAGTCGATTAGGGACCCATTATCTTTGTCAGGGCGAACATGA